TTCCACTATTTCAATTTCCTTCAAGTCTCTATCTTCTTGTTGTTgtaatttttttagttttgattctagttcattttctattttatcCCTTTCTCTTTTTTTAAAAGTCGAGTAGGCAATTGTTTTCCctctaatcattaattttagTGTTTCCCATAGCAGTTTATCACTAATTGAAAAAGTAATCAGGTTTATATCTTCCTCATCTGGATTAGTAGCATAACTATTTATAGCATCactaatacattttttaacaaCATTAACATACTCAATATCATTCAATAAACTATTATTAAATTTCCATGTACCTTTTCCCCTCGGTTGATCAATAAGTTTTATAGTTACAAAAATTGGAGAGTGGTCTGATCTATAGCTTGCACCAATATCAGATTTATTAACAAAAGGGTATAAATcggttgaaattaaaaaatagtcAAGCCTAGCCTGTTTTTTATGAGGACCATGCCATGTATATAAAGTCTTACTTGGATTTTGCTCCCTCCATATATCTACTAGATCAAATTTTTCCATTATAGATAAAATTTCCTTACGATTAgattcattatttttattggCATAATTTTTAGTGTCTGTTATATAATTTTGTGGTGCATTCCAGTCACCGCCTAAAATCACTGATGTATTTTGACGTAGCTGTAATTGATTTGATAAAAACtgataaaattcaatatttgtttcatttggaCCATAAACTGCTACAAGAGTAAGATTTCTGTTGCTTATAGAAATGTTGATATCTAATATTAAAAGATTACCTGCTTTATCATTAGATGTTGACAATAGTGTATAGCCAAATGTATTATTAAAAAGAATTGCAACACCTCTACTGTTTGAGGTATAAGAATTAAACCAAGCTTCATATCCCCATTCAAATTTCCATTGGCCTTCTACTTCCTTCTTTGAATGagtatcaattaaaaaaattatgtcatatttctttttatacTTTTCAAAAATGTCCTTTCTTTTTATTGGATCAGAAGATAACCCCCTACAATTTACACTGCATATTTTCAATCCCTCACCTGTAATTATAAATTACTAAATGACCAGTCATAGTTTTcctacataatacatacatgtacagcaaccttttataattaaaactaaGAAGTTGAATGTGACTATTTTCATCTTTCAAAAATTCCCCATCCCCCCTGAAACTTAGTGACACATATTCAAAAAATAGAATGAGACAAAGAAGATATTTTCCAGTCTCATTTACAATGGCCATGTTCCAGTTTTGCATGGCTGATACCCTCTTAAATCGTGTAAACACCTCAATactacattttacatgtacagtacttgTGAAGTAAAAGTAGATTCTACAATGTACTGAtagaaaaaacaaataacagaacaaaaagaaaaacatgttCAAACATCAATATATGACATTGTTATAGTATGAATACTTAATAATTCAGAAAGTTAAATCCCTTATTTATATTGTGCcttattgtatattgtaacttacacgttttttttttatgtttacaaaACCTAGATCCACTGTACACTCATGTGCTTATGCAAGCTTAGGCACTACGACACCAATTTCTATTCGGATTTCGTAATTTCCTCAAGTCAAAAACATTTACCCTTATCTAGATAGTATGTTCCTTTTAAATTCaatgaataaaaaaagaaaaaacaaaacgcAACAGAACAATTTACATCGAAAACTTACTTTATGGACTGCCGAGGTGACTTCCGGAAGTAGATCTAGACCGGAAGAAGATTACGTCAAACTAATGAACGCCACAGTACACCTAATGCGCAGTTCGGTGCCCAAGGagaaaatcaaatattgtataacaCGTTAGACCGTTTTACTACTCACTTTCAACATGACACTCtcttaaaatatcaatacagaAAATTATTAATGAATCTAGAAAGATTCCGACAGCGTGTCACATGTTAGCGAGTATCGCCTGCTTCCAAAACAGGAAATTATTTATGGTCGTACTAAAAGAccgtgattttttttataccacGAAAAGCGTCCCGCGTAGAACATCCTGTGTTACATTTATAACGTTCAATGCTTGGCTAGCAGAAATTATTTGAGATCATAAACAGAAGGAAACGCACGAAATGttcatttatattttgacaatatcgttaaatattacataaacgCAAAAACATAAGGACATGTGTTCACAGACGGGTATTTTGGAAAGTATAGATACCGAGATGTAAGCCACCTTGAATCTGCAGAAAAAACGCACGTGATTAGGTGGTTTTAGTCCGCCTTATAGCCTTGGGTCATACACAGCTATGTCTATTCACGCGATGTAAACAGCACACGTGTAATACACGAGTAGTCTCGTATTGGAAAGAAATATTTATTCTCTCCAGGGGCATCACGTGCCTCCAAAAACATTCGATTAGTTTTTTACTAACAAAGAAAGGATCGGTGTAAATCGGTATTGCTTTTTATACATTcatacttaagaaataattacctatgtttaattttgtattagaTTTCAGATCAGtgtattttatcttatttgataaaaaaaaaaaataataataataatacattcTGAGTTATAAGAAAAACGACGCCCATTCAATGTTTGAAtgatgtaaatatcaatatatatacaaatgtatatcttcTTTTACCTTCTTGGCTCAATATATGTACAAGGTTATCCCgaacaaaagaaaaaataaaaacaaaaaccaaccaTCTTACAGTCCATCAACTCAAAAAGCGTGTACATCATCAGTATGAATTTATATACTTCAGACATTATATTTTCgttcacttacatgtatataagtttaGCGTACACTTTCCGCGAAAGTTCActgatttctttttttaatcaaGTCAACAAAGGGGAATTCTTTCATGTAGATAAgtttatattttgacctctCCTGAGCTGACATCTCCCTCCTGGCCTTCAACAAATCCGCTCGCCTTTTGCTGACTGACGCAGGGACGTCAGGGACTACACTGATGCCCTTACCACTCGGTAATTTGAATGCAGCCTCCAAAATTTCATCCCTATCCAATAGACTACTTAGTCTaattataatgttatgtttATCTGAAGCGCCACCCGGAAGCCTGTGCACAGCTGTAAGAAGCAGTGTCTGCGCCCTTTCCGTCTCAAAACCCAGAGTGTCAACCAGGAATTTCCTTACAGTTTTCTCCGTTACTCTTGGGGGTTCTTTTAAAGGCCCCTCCACCCCACGGATCACTAGATTCCATTTACGAGTCCACATATCTAATTTGGTGCGGTTATTCTCCTCATTGGTGATTTGGTCTGTTAATTTTGTTTCCAAATCGGGCAAAACTTTCTCGTGTAACTCACTTAGGCTTGTGTTAGTATTTTCCGCGAAAGTCTCCAACACAGATACAGTTTTGGTCAATGCACCCATTTGGGATTGAACTGATGACACCTGTATATGCAGTCGCGCAAAGCACGCAGCGATGTCGTTAAAACCCGTACACGTGTACATGGCCGATACATCAACTGGGGCCCTATCCTCTGCCCCTCCTACCTGGTTCTCATTTCTACTATTGTCCATCATGGTTCCAGGCAAGAGAAAAACTGGTTAGAGATATGTTTTTTATGGGCAGTGTCAGTTGAAAAGAAAGCACTGAAAACGACAGTCCACACGTGTGTATATATCTCGTAACGTACAGGTTGTACACGTGGTATATGCAGTAGGGCTATATAGGCACTGGTCACACCGTAATTTTCAAGCATAAAACTCACAAAAAGGCAGGTTAAAGTTCCAAAATAGTCAGGATATATCACACCGATGGTAATGGAGTCAACATGTAAAAAGTAATTATTGCAATATAGTTTTTGGTGTTGTATCGACTCTGAAAACAGCGGAGCTGTCACTCACCCGCTTGTCTTGTCCGCCATTCAAACCATCTTGAACTTGACTAAGAACAGCTCCTATTCCGTAATCACTGGCATCTGTATCAAGTGTATATTCTCCTTTGTCTTTAGGATATGCCATTATCTCTGGACTGGTAAGCTTCTGTTTCATGGTCTCAAAACTTCTTTGGCACTCATCTGTCCAAGTGAAAGTTGTATCTTTCCTTGTTAAATTCGCCATAGGTTTAGCTATGTCAGCAAAATTCTGGATAAATCTTTTATAATAACTTGCCATCCCCAAAAACTGTCGAATTTGTTTGATACTGGTAGGTACAGGCCACTgacttaacttcatcacattgTCAGGGTTTGGTTTCACACCTTCAGCAGCCACTACGTGTCCTAAAAAGGTAACTTCTGTCTGCAGTAGTTGACATTTCTCCGGTTTCAATTTCAATCCGGCTTCTCTGATTCTCTGTAAAACTTCTTCCACTCGGTTCATGTGCTCTTCGAAGGTAGTTCCAAATACAATGATATCATCCAGATATATTAAACAAGTCAACCATTGAAGTCCACTCAAGGCTAACTCCATCAATCTTTGAAATGTAGCGGGGGCATTACAAAGGCCAAATGGCATAGTTTGGAATTCATATAGTCCATACTTTGTAACAAATGCTGTTTTAGGAATATCTTCTTCTTTTACAGGTATTTGATGATAGCCAGGGCCCGGTTGTTCAAAACTATCGTTAAGCTAACGACGTCGTTAAACCATGGTTAGCGAGTCGTTAAGATCTAACGACGTCGTTAACTGTTGTTCAAAAAAGTAAACATTTAACGACTCGCTAATTAATCGCTAACTTTAATCACTCATCTACCCACGATTAAGTATTTAACGAGTCGTCAAATATGGCCGCCTTGGTGCTTGTCGTTGTCCCTCCTCAGAGGAAAGAGCGCATTTTTCGACATCAAGCCATCCTTGATGGAGCCTTTACGGACCAGGAGCTTCGCCAAAGGTACCGATTTGGTCGCCAATCAATTATGTTCCTGACCCATCTCCTTAGACCGGATTTAGCAAGGAAATCTCGCAGGAACCATGCCCTGACTGTTCAGCAGCAGGTGCTGTCAACGTTGAGGTTCCTGGCAAGTGGAAGTTTCCTTCAAGTTGTTGGAGACACTAAAGGTAATTGAATGGATTTATTATTAAACCACAAGCAATATTGATGCAGTGAAATCAAATATATTGCAGCTGTTATTTCTTCCAATattgacaacaacaaaaattgattcattcttttaattttgaaaatgtagaTTATGATTTCTTGCAGCGACAGAAACAGTTATCATCGTATATTCTTttatatatgtaaccctggtaaatactagccgcaatatactgCTCGGCTAGGGAAATCTTCTCTTCAGCTCGATCAGTTGAGCGCAAGACTAGTAAGAaagaggtcccgggttcgatccctagcggaggcagtgatttaaatttaatccatcctgcgctctgttacattacTAATAGtaaatagtaattatatataagctTGCCCTTATCATTTGTATAGTGTACACATTGGACGTTTTGTTTGAAGTTGTATTTTCGTAATAAATGCCCATCACACGTCATCGACGATTGCTTGTTTTGAAATAGAATGTGCGCTAGTAGTCCTACAGTTGACGTCTATATTTCAGTGAAAAGGTTCACTTATATAAACAACGTGTTAAGGTACGATACTGTAAACGAATAGTGTACTGTACTACGATACCGGTGGgctaaaaaatgacaaaaccgAATAATTTTGGCAAACAACTTACTTGTTATTTCATTGAAAGGTCTGGATAAAAGCACCGTATCCAGGTGCGTCCATAAAGTGTGTGGTAAGTTGGCTTGTTATGCTAGCCAAGCTATAAAGTGGCCCACCACAGAGGAGTGCCAGAAGGGGAAGAGGAAATTTTTCGCCATCGCCGGGTTTCCCTCCATAATAGGAGCAGTGGACGGAACACATATCCGTATACAGGCACCACACACTGACGAGCCATCCTATGTAAACAGGAAGGGCTACCACAGCATCAATGTGCAGGGTGTTTGTGATGCTGACGGTaagtttaaatttgtttatgcACTCGTGATACTCTGCGTGGTgccccttacaacattgacaagttaactataaaaaaaaacccaacaactATAGTCAGTTTCAACTATGTGAAACTCCGGATCCTCTGAACAATAGCTATGGAATAGTGTGTAAATATGGTTTCAAGCATATGTGAAACCATAGACAAGATAATGAAACTGACAAATGATAATTGCATTTATATTATACTTGTTCATTATTATCATTAGAcctatatttttaaatttttattttattttttatttttcaaaatttttaacatatttatacatttcaaatGACATAATAAGACACTATTATATATCTAATacaaatcaaatcaatacatggatacataaataataaatgttaacaacagcaaaacaaaacataaatagaCAAAGCAGgaacaaacacagaaaaacaagGTTggattgtttgttttaaatttatgTCATCagttttttgtaattaaataattcCAGTGAGTCTTTCCCATTTGGTCCATTGTTTCTGCTAAAGCTAGGTGCCTATatatttttcgctgtaggcaaaacttaATTTcatgtgtaaacacactttttggaaaatccggaaccaattgatcaatttttgttttcacaaatgtgaagcctgaatgtacttcttcatactgaatataccaattatagtgtacatttttCGCCCATGGCCAgtctgtcctactgtagtgtgctacatAAGTGAACATGCATCattgtgaaataaatattatatatttgtaaaaaataataaaaaatggtCTACCcatattatgtataatatactaTATTTCTTAcagtaatatttcatttcattcattttttgcTACATGAAAATTCTTGGGCATCAAATGTCAGTTGGCCAGGGTGCACACATGATGCCCATATTTTCAGAACTTCTCAGGTATATATTTAATTACCATAGTTTATAACATTCCAAAAAGAGACCAGTTacatattattaaaattttcttCTAATAAAGGTGATCTTTATTATAAAAAACAATGAGATACATATAGCTGGCATTAGCAGTTGTAGAAAAAGAGGTAttcaattcatatttttttttatataaattgatttaGGTCATTGATGGTGAtccatttaaaaaatttttttttacatataaatgtcaaCTGTTCATATTATCAAGATAGAGTTGCAATGTCATATGATGATattcattaataaaataatagattcataaaaaaaaacccaactgaAATGACCTTAAATAAAAATTATCTCAACGGCCAGTTCTTGAACTAACATTCCTCCACTATTTTTGACATTGTTTTGcatttgtattattatattgatTTGCAGGTTTGTCAGCATATGGAAACAAACCAGAATTTGGAAAATGTGCTATTGGGTGATTCTGGCTACCCGTGCCGACCATTTCTGTTGACGCCATATTTGAATGCAAATTGTCCTGCACAAAGAAACTATAACTATGCACATGGCAGGACCAGAAGTGTCATCGAAAGGACATTTGGGAGGTGGAAGAGACGCTTCCACATCCTTCACTCTGAGGTATTAATTTTACTTCATGGACAAGCAATTATGACAGTGATGTTATCAGTACAGTGTATTCAAATTGAATAACACACATATACTTTATAGGGTTTaacattaatattgatatttggaaATGACTCATTCTAATATAGCTATTCAATTACTCGTGAccttaaaaaaaatacattaaactaATTCAATATCcttatagataaatatatcaatttgaaaaGGAAAAAGTGAGAGTGACAATACAAGTGACAGCATAGAAAATTTCTAtgaaatctgtatatataaatgttatcatACATTTATCATGTCTTATATATTCCAAACTTTCTTAACACAGATACGCATGCAGCCGGAACGAGTCGTCACCCTTATCATGGCATGTGCAGTGCTTCACAACATTGCCATGTCCATGAGGGAGCCACTCATTGATGGGGAGGAAGACAATGCTGTTGATGAGGTAGAGGGTGATGCTGCCTACAATGGACCGCAGGACGGACAAGCTGTTAGAGAACATGTCACCCGTGCCTACTTCACCAGGTAGTCTTCCTCAGAGGGTATTAACCGTTGGGGGCGCGAGGAGTGCCCCACTCCAAGATGGTGTTAACTGTTGGGGGCGCGAGGAGTGCCCCACTCCAAGATGGTGTTAACTGTTGGGGGCGCGAGGAGTGCCCCACTCCAAGATGGTGTTAACTGTTGGGGGCGCGAGGAGTGCCCCACTCCAAGATGGTGTTTACTGTTGGGGGCGCGAGGAGTGCCCCACTCTGAGATGGTGTTTACTGTTGGGGGCGCGAGGAGTGCCCCACTCCAAGATGGTGTTAACTGTTGGGGGCGCGAGGAGTGCCCCACTCCGAGATGGTGTTTACTGTTGGGGGCGCGAGGAGTGCCCCACTCCAAGATGGTGTTTACTGTTGGGGGCGCGAGGAGTGCCCCACTCCAAGATGGTGTTAACTGTTGGGGGCGCGAGGAGTGCCCCACTCCAAGATGGTGTTTACTGTTGGGGGCGCGAGGAGTGCCCCACTCCGAGATGGTGTTTACTGTTGGGGGCGCGAGGAGTGCCCCACTCCGAGATGGTGTTTACTGTTGGGGGCGCGAGGAGTGCCCCACTCCGAGATGGTGTTAACTGTTGGGGGCGCGAGGAGTGCCCCACTCCAAGATGGTGTTTACTGTTGGGGGCGCGAGGAGTGTCCCACTCCAAGATGGTGTTTACTGTTGGGGGCGCGAGGAGTGCCCCACTCCAAGATGGTGTTAACTGTTGGGGGCGCGAGGAGTGCCCCACTCCAAGATGGTGTTAACTGTTGGGGGCGCGAGGAGTGCCCCACTCCGAGATGGTGTTTACTGTTGGGGGCGCGAGGAGTGCCCCACTCCAAGATGGTGTTAACTGTTGGGGGCGCGAGGAGTGCCCCACTCCAAGATGGTGTTTACTGTTGGGGGCGCGAGGAGTGCCCCACTCCGAGATGGTGTTTACTGTTGGGGGCGCGAGGAGTGCCCCATTCCAAGATGGTGTTTACTTTTGGGGGCGCGAGGAGTGCCCCACTCCAAGATGGTGTTTACTGTTGGGGGCGCGAGGAGTGCCCCACTCCAAGATGGTGTTTACTGTTGGGGGCGCGAGGAGTGCCCCACTCCAAAATGTTCCTTTATAAAATGCATACATTTGTATGGAAGTTGGAACAAATATTTggctttgttttttgttcaccACATTTTATTTGTTACTTATGCCAGCTTCAATATAATGCTTTGAACTCAATATCCAGAAAATCTGGCTAAATTAGGGCAAGGCCCTGAAATCAACAGACGATAGACATTGAACTATGGCCCagataacatgtacagtatttatcttcaaataagcccGCTCCTGTTATAAATGCAAAAAGGAAGATTAGAGCCTTGTAGACATTTGCAGATAAATGTGTACataaataacaagaggcccaggggccttaacggtcatctgactctaaattaaaacccttattttgtagtatgcattctctgtagcaagtatagtggcactgtttgccatggtggccatcttggatttctgactgacccaataaataacaacacttggtctggaccatctaaggataatttctggtaagttaattagagctgaatcccaccggtggaatttgagaagaagtttgaaataggtgttgttcaggaaaaccatgattgtgcaatcatgttacaaaatggccgccattgctgccatgtcaaagttttaacgaggccgaaaaaatatcaacactttCTTGACAttctcacccatttccagctcaacaGCACCAATGGAAcaggagaagtttaaaatgtgtttttcaagatggcggccatggtggccatcttggatttcagaccgacccgaaaaataacaactcaTGGTCAAgcccatcccagcatcatttcaggtaagtttcagctcaatcccactggtggaacttgagaagaagtttgaaatgtgaatgtGAATGCACGACGCATGgagcacgacgacggacaaagcatgatgactataggtcatcatgacccttcaggtcagatgacataaaaaataataaattacataaattttctcttaaatttttaattaacaGTATCAcctttatttacaaataacaaGCATTCTCTATTgggttgaataaacaatgtGTCCTGCCCCTAAACGATATTCAGGTATTCTTTTGGTATGTCTAAtgtacagagtaaaagaatttaaagtgaatttaaagtgaaatgtgtaataacagccttggattgaaatatatacatgattctgcatagcacagcatagaagtaaacactgattttattccaaaagaATCCTATATCAGTGAAGCAGCATCCAAATACATTATTAAt
This genomic interval from Pecten maximus unplaced genomic scaffold, xPecMax1.1, whole genome shotgun sequence contains the following:
- the LOC117318891 gene encoding putative nuclease HARBI1 — translated: MAALVLVVVPPQRKERIFRHQAILDGAFTDQELRQRYRFGRQSIMFLTHLLRPDLARKSRRNHALTVQQQVLSTLRFLASGSFLQVVGDTKGLDKSTVSRCVHKVCGKLACYASQAIKWPTTEECQKGKRKFFAIAGFPSIIGAVDGTHIRIQAPHTDEPSYVNRKGYHSINVQGVCDADVIFHFIHFLLHENSWASNVSWPGCTHDAHIFRTSQVCQHMETNQNLENVLLGDSGYPCRPFLLTPYLNANCPAQRNYNYAHGRTRSVIERTFGRWKRRFHILHSEIRMQPERVVTLIMACAVLHNIAMSMREPLIDGEEDNAVDEVEGDAAYNGPQDGQAVREHVTRAYFTR